The nucleotide sequence CGCTGGGAGAAGGGATACATGGTGCCTTCTGCATCTTTTATCAGCACTACTTTATACAACTGGTTATCCTGGAAATGGATGTTGATGATAGCTGCCAGCGACTTGTTCACACTCAGGTACGCACTGTCTGAGTCCTGGATGTAATAGATCGCTTCCGCATTCCCATCCACGTGCATCCAGTCCAGTTTATTATCTACAAAATAGCCGGTGATCATGTTACCCTTGATCTGGTTGTACAAGCCGGGATCCGTTTCGTTTACAATGAGGCCGTTATTATTCAGCAGGATCTTATCCGCCTTCTGGTCTTTGGTGAAAAGGTAAATGGTATCGCCACTTAGCTGGGTTTTGATGTTGGCCCAGAGCAGCGGGTTTTTAAACATGCGGAAGGTGGAGTCGATAGTAGAGTAGTAGGCACTGTCTGCCACGCCCTGCAGGGAATCTGACCAGATGCGCACGTTATGGTAAGCAAGTACATAACGCTGTTCCGTGGTGTCTTCCGCGTTGAAAGCCGTATCCGGCGGGGGAGGCAGCTGGGCTACCTTTGGCAACGTGTCCTGCTGCGTGGAGTCATTTAATGCGCCCGGTTTGCGATGGCCGGGCAGCAGACCGCGGTTAATAATGGTATCACCGCCATTGCGGACCAGCAAGGAATCGTGCTGGCGGCCAAAGTTGACCTCCAGACTATCGGTAGGCACATTGGCGTCTGCCATGCGCTGGAAGGCATTCCTGGCGGCCGTATCGCCGGGCAGGGGCACGCGGGCCGGGAATAATTTTTTAACACTGTCTGTGGAAACGCCCGGTGGCAGCTGCTTCCGGAGGGAGTCCATCCCCTGGCGACGCAGGCGTGCTATGCTGTCTGTGCTGATATGGGCCACACTGTCCGCTGCCGGGGGCAGGGGGGGCAGCTTGGGTGTTTCCTCTTCTTCTTCGTCCGTATTGTATTTGGCCGTAAGGCTATCTGCGGCTACCAGGTGGCGTGGGGCATCCATCCTGGCTTTTTTGGTAACGCGGTTTTGCTTGCGGATGGAATCCTGTCTTTTGGCCTCCCGCTCCAGGCTGTCCCTGCGGCGGTTCATGGCCCTGATCTCCTGGCGGGTGATCACGCCGGAAAACAAGGTATCAGCGGCCATCATGAGGGTATCCTGGTCTTTTTCCATGATCATTACCGGCTTCTGGGTGGCCAGTACCGTTTTCTTCACCTGGTCCACTTCTGCGTGGTTGGAAAGGAGGGACATTTTATTGATGGTGTCGTGGTACACCACGTTGCCGTCTGCAAAAGCTTTACCATTCAGCTTGTCCACGCGGATGGTTTCTGCCTGCACGGTGCCGGTACTGTCTTCGATGATAGGGCGGTTGCCGAAATTGCCGGTACCATCCACGGTGTTGTAATAGCCGCTGGTGGTGTACATCACGGTTTTGCCGTCATTGATGGTGGTGGGCGCCATGAAGGTGGCTATCTTGGTTTCCGTGTTGTACAGCAGGGTATCTGTGCTCATGGTGTATTGCGGATCTACCAGCAGTACATCATTTTTAAAATAAGCGTCTTTGGTATCTGCATAGTAGTAGCCTTGTTTGGAAGTGAGCACGCTCTGGCCGTTCACCAGCTTGCCTCCTTTCTCGTAGGTGCCTATGCGGGCGTTCATGTCATAGTGCAGTTCGGGGCCGGTAATGGTCACCTTACCGTCTGTGAGGCGGGCGTTATCGCGCAGGGTGGCCTGTTTGGTAAAGCCTTCGTAGTGCAGGTAATCGCCGTAGATATGGATGCTGTCTGCCTGGTTAATGTGCACATGGCCATAGGCATCCATCACGTTGGCTTTGCGGTCCAGGTAGGCGCTGTCGCAGGAGAGGATGGCATTGTCCTGGCGGAAAGCCACGTCTCCTATGAATTTGGTAAGCTGCACAGTGTCCTTGGTGGTGCTGTACAGTACACCGGCTTTGAGGATGTTGATCACTGTACCGGCGGAGGTGTCTTTTTTAGGCACAGGCAGGGCGGGCTGCACCACCGGCTGGATCTTTACCGGCGCGGGCGGTGCTTTCACAGGCACGGGGTGTCCGCCTTTTACCGGCACAGGTTTTACGATGGGTGCGGGCGGAACTTTCTTCACCTGGGCAAAAACCGCGGGCATGGCCAGGGTAGCGGCGAAGAGCAGCAGGCCGTATCTGAATGATTTCATGTTGTGCTGGATCATTTGGCCGAATCAGCAGGGATGGGCCTCATTTTTTCTTTTTTACCGAACAGGGAGAAGTGTACGTACCGTTTAGGATTGTACCGGAGGTCTTCCAGCAGTTTATTGAGGTTGCTGGTGGAGGCCTGCAGGTTGTTATACACGTTCTTATCGTTGAGCATCAGCCCTATGGTGCCGTTGCTGTTATCAATATTATTCAGGATAGACTTCAGGTGGTTGACGCTGCCCTGCAACTGGTGCAGGGTGCTGTCCAGCTGCCCGTTTGCCAGTGCATCGGTGGTTTGCTGTGCATTGCCCAGGATAGCGGTGATCTTGTCGTTATTATTCTTAAGGTTTTCGCTGATGGCGGCAAAGTTGTTGAAGGTCTTATTCACGCTGCCTTTGTCCGGGTCCAGCATTACATTGATGGATGCGGAGGCATCGGAGAAGTGGTGCATGGTATGATTGAGGTGGCCCATGGTCTCTTTGAGATTCTGCTGGGTGGTGGCATCAAAGATGGTATTCACCGTTTGCAGTACGGAGTCTACTTCGGTGAGGGTGCCCTGTACTTTGTTTACCAGCGGGTCCAGCTGGGCTTTGAGTGCGTCCGTGATGGAGCCGTCCAGGGAGGAATTAATGGTGTCCTTATCCTGCAGGTTTTCCGGGGAGTTACCAAAACTGAGGGTCACGGTTTTGGTGCCCAGCAGGTCACTGCTGATGCGGGCCACGGTATTTTTCGGGATGTCAATTTTCTTGTTGATGCGCAGGGCCACGAGGATCTGGCCCCCGCTGCGGTCCAGCAGCTCCAGGCTTTTCACGCTGCCTACATTCAGCCCGTTCACCTGCACAAAGTTGGCAGGTTGCAGGCCGTTCACCTGGTTGTATTTTGCGTAGATCGTAAAGGAATGGGAAAAGAGACTATTTCCTTTCAAGAGGTTAAACCCGATCACCAGCATAACGATGGCTACGGTGGCGATGATCCCAACCTTTGTTTCATTAGAGACTTTGAGCATTGCAATACGGATACGTTCGTTGCAAAAATATGTAAAAAGAGTAAGCGGGGCGTGGGAGTGGGGGAATTATTCGGGGAAGTACAGGAGATGGGCTAAAAAGGGAAATGGGGACTAGCGCCGTGCCTCAAGGCGGCTACCGTTGCGGTCTATAATGAAGGCGTCTTTAAATCCGAGTTTCTTTGCGTTGCGCAGGGCGGTGTTTGCCTGGGCGAAGGTTTTGTAGTTAACGCAGTAATACTTGTATACTTTTTTGCGGCCGGAGGAGATGGTTTCTTTGACGATAGTGGCTTTCAGTTTTGCGAACACTTGGGCGTGGGGGGTGTAGGATTCAGGACTGGTCATCACCTGGATGCGATAGCTACCGGTAGCTGCCACGGCATTGGCAATGTTTTCGTGGGTACGTTCCCGTAATTTATCCCTGGAAGCCGCTGCCGGCGGGGCTTTCTTCCCCGATCGGCTGCTGGCCAGCACTTCCTTGCCCTGCTTGCCGCGTACGGTGGCGGCCACGGAAGTGCGGGAGGTGGTGCGGCTTGCGGCCCCGCCGGGTTTAGCCGGTTTCCGGGTGGAAGCCATATCGGACTGCTTGCTGTGTGCAGCGGTTTCCATTTTATTACGCAGGCTGGACTGGGGTGCCGGTGTACGCTTTGCAGGCGTGGCGGAGGCCAGCATGGTCTTATCTTTTACCGGGGCGTGTTTCTTGCTGCGGGTGGTGGGCGTGGGCAGGTCGTTGGAAGTGGGGGCGCCAAAACGTTCCAGTTCTTCCTTGTAGCGCTGGATGGCCTTGTAGATGGAGGTGGCGGTGGCCATCTGTCCTTCCTGGGAGTTGAGGAAGTCTTCTTCTTCCGGGTTGCTGATAAAGCCTACTTCCACCAGTACGCTGGGCATGGCCGTGCCGGACAGCACCCAGATACCTTTTTCATTACGCTGGCGGGCACCGCGGCTCAGGCGGCCGGTTTTGGTAAATTCATCCTCGATCAGGCCGGACAGGCGCAGGCTCTGGTCAAAGTAGGCATTGCGCAGCGTATTGAGCATAATAAACGTAGTAGGATCGGTAGGGTCCATGTTAGCGCGGGTGGAGTCATCATCCAGCACGATCACGGAGCTGCTGTGCTGCTTGAGTGATTCCAGTTTGGCGTTGTTCTTACTGGTGGCCCAGATGTAGGTTTCCGTGCCTTTTGCCTCGCTGGGGAAATAGGCATACACCGGCTCGC is from Chitinophaga parva and encodes:
- a CDS encoding N-acetylmuramoyl-L-alanine amidase family protein, whose translation is MRRKRFWIFSLGTVLVSSLFIYATTGGKKPWRHDTPIHTIVIDAGHGGEDPGARGSYSTEKQVTLAVALKLGKLIEDNMPDVKVVYTRTTDRFDDVHRKAEIANDAHGDLFVSIHCNSTAKIRKVVNYRTVVRKKGKRKVTVREPVYAYFPSEAKGTETYIWATSKNNAKLESLKQHSSSVIVLDDDSTRANMDPTDPTTFIMLNTLRNAYFDQSLRLSGLIEDEFTKTGRLSRGARQRNEKGIWVLSGTAMPSVLVEVGFISNPEEEDFLNSQEGQMATATSIYKAIQRYKEELERFGAPTSNDLPTPTTRSKKHAPVKDKTMLASATPAKRTPAPQSSLRNKMETAAHSKQSDMASTRKPAKPGGAASRTTSRTSVAATVRGKQGKEVLASSRSGKKAPPAAASRDKLRERTHENIANAVAATGSYRIQVMTSPESYTPHAQVFAKLKATIVKETISSGRKKVYKYYCVNYKTFAQANTALRNAKKLGFKDAFIIDRNGSRLEARR
- a CDS encoding MlaD family protein, coding for MLKVSNETKVGIIATVAIVMLVIGFNLLKGNSLFSHSFTIYAKYNQVNGLQPANFVQVNGLNVGSVKSLELLDRSGGQILVALRINKKIDIPKNTVARISSDLLGTKTVTLSFGNSPENLQDKDTINSSLDGSITDALKAQLDPLVNKVQGTLTEVDSVLQTVNTIFDATTQQNLKETMGHLNHTMHHFSDASASINVMLDPDKGSVNKTFNNFAAISENLKNNNDKITAILGNAQQTTDALANGQLDSTLHQLQGSVNHLKSILNNIDNSNGTIGLMLNDKNVYNNLQASTSNLNKLLEDLRYNPKRYVHFSLFGKKEKMRPIPADSAK
- a CDS encoding OstA-like protein encodes the protein MKSFRYGLLLFAATLAMPAVFAQVKKVPPAPIVKPVPVKGGHPVPVKAPPAPVKIQPVVQPALPVPKKDTSAGTVINILKAGVLYSTTKDTVQLTKFIGDVAFRQDNAILSCDSAYLDRKANVMDAYGHVHINQADSIHIYGDYLHYEGFTKQATLRDNARLTDGKVTITGPELHYDMNARIGTYEKGGKLVNGQSVLTSKQGYYYADTKDAYFKNDVLLVDPQYTMSTDTLLYNTETKIATFMAPTTINDGKTVMYTTSGYYNTVDGTGNFGNRPIIEDSTGTVQAETIRVDKLNGKAFADGNVVYHDTINKMSLLSNHAEVDQVKKTVLATQKPVMIMEKDQDTLMMAADTLFSGVITRQEIRAMNRRRDSLEREAKRQDSIRKQNRVTKKARMDAPRHLVAADSLTAKYNTDEEEEETPKLPPLPPAADSVAHISTDSIARLRRQGMDSLRKQLPPGVSTDSVKKLFPARVPLPGDTAARNAFQRMADANVPTDSLEVNFGRQHDSLLVRNGGDTIINRGLLPGHRKPGALNDSTQQDTLPKVAQLPPPPDTAFNAEDTTEQRYVLAYHNVRIWSDSLQGVADSAYYSTIDSTFRMFKNPLLWANIKTQLSGDTIYLFTKDQKADKILLNNNGLIVNETDPGLYNQIKGNMITGYFVDNKLDWMHVDGNAEAIYYIQDSDSAYLSVNKSLAAIINIHFQDNQLYKVVLIKDAEGTMYPFSQRPLDKMLLGNFHWEPARQPKSKYELLGN